A stretch of DNA from Parvularculales bacterium:
ATATCGGTTGTGCCGTCGGCATTAATCTCAATGGTCGCGTTAAACGACCGGTTATTCCCCTCAAATTCAAGACGGCCTATTTCCAGATGGAGGGTGTTACCGCTCAGAATTGCAAGCACGGCATCGCCCATCAGAGACGTGCCCTCCTTATTGACAAGCGCTTCGGGCCCGGTTCCCTGTGCGCCGCCGCCCTCCGCCTGTACCGCAAGGCCGCCGCCGCCCACCGGCGTTGCGGTTTGCTCAACGGGTTGTGTTTCCTCCTGTGGTGTCACCTCTTCCGGCTCGGCGCTCAGGGGAATGGCCTCGGGTTCTTCAACAATGGGTTCCGGCGGTTCCGGAACGGGCTCGGACACTTCTTCGGGTTCAGGCTCCGGTTCGGATTCAGGTTCGGGCAGCGGTTCCGGCACAAGTTCCCCCTCGGCCGCCGCCTCCTGATCATCCTGTTCCGGACCGGCGGCCAGCTGAAATATGAGCGCCTCTCCACCGCCCGGGCCCTGTACGCCAAATATGCCCCCGCCTAAAACGCCGTATAACCACAACAGAGCGGCATGAAGCACAAAGGAAAAGACAACACAGGTCACAAAGCGCCAGCGGGATGCCTGTTTTGCCGATGCGGGAGAGGCCATTTGCGCGGCTCCTAAACTCCGGTGCTTATGCGGCCCCACTCACGGGCACCATGACAGGCAATTTTCATGAGGGAGACTCCGTGGTCAGGACGATTTCTTCAATATCAACCTCGCGCAATGCCTCAAGCAGACTCAGAAGTGCATGTGCGGGAGCCTGTTTATCGGGCTTGACGGTTATGAGGTCGGTGCCCTTCTCTTCTATAACGCGCGGCAGCGTAAGAGCGACGAGTTCAGGCGGCATGATCTGCCCCTCAAGCCACACGAAACCGTCTTCTTCAAGATAGATGTTAATGCTGTCCGAGACGGCGCCGTCATCGTGGGCACTTTCGGGCAAGGTTACATCAACCGGCTCCGTGGGGCGGATCG
This window harbors:
- a CDS encoding biopolymer transporter ExbD, with translation MKKPVLRLAENPPRRPYEAVTPLINIVFLLLIFFLLAGTIRPTEPVDVTLPESAHDDGAVSDSINIYLEEDGFVWLEGQIMPPELVALTLPRVIEEKGTDLITVKPDKQAPAHALLSLLEALREVDIEEIVLTTESPS